The Staphylococcus haemolyticus region AATAGTTTAGGTGCGCGTTTTTTTGTGCCACTATATATTTCAAATGAGCCGCCCACACCCATCATTACAGTTCTTTTAAAGGTGTGTCGATGTTTTTGAATCCACTCTTCTTGTTTAGGGAAACCCATCCCTACAAATATATAATCAGGATCAAAACGTTTTATGCGCTTGATTACCGTCTCATCATTTAAATCTATATAACCATGATGGTAATCGAATTGCGCCTGAGGGTATTTGTGTTGTAAATTTTTATGTGCTAGTGTGACTACTTCATTTTTGGCACCAAGTAAATATACTTTTTGATAATTTGTATGGGCAATCTTTAAACAATGTTCCATTAATTCAATGCCAGGCACACGTCGTTTTAACGGTGTTCCCAAACGATTTGATGCTTTAATAACACCTGTGCCATCCGGGACAACAAAATCCGCACTATTAATTAACTGTTTATAAGTACTATGCTCTGACGCATAATCAACGATTTCTGGATTAGCTGTCACGATAAACAAATTATCCTCAGTCTCTTGTGTGAAAAATGTTTTGACATGTTCAATCATATCTAACATGGTTACATTATTAAATTGAACACCTAAAATATCCACTTTAGTCGCTGTTGTCTCTTTTTGATCATGCATTTAAGTAATCTCCTTACTGTCTAAACAATTTTCATATGCATATATTATATGAAAATAGAATCATAATAAATAACTATGTAGTTGTCTAAATATATTTTCAAATGATTTATCTTCTTTTTTTAAAGTTCTCTCATTAAAAGATACATCTAAAGTCTAAACGCTAAATCATCAAATTTACTTTATAATAAATACTATAATCTTACACTCGACGAGGTCAACTATGGTCTATTTAGAAAACTTTTTTACTACAACTATTAATTTAAATATATATTTAATCTGTATTATAGCAATTATCTATATTATGATTCATCAAAATAGACATCGTCAATTCAATCAATATTTAGATGTTTATTTAAACTATATTCCTGTACTTACACATGAATTCGGTCATGTATTATTCAATAAAATCAGTGGTGGACGCGCAAAAGATTTAGTCATCGTCACACGGCCTTCGGAACGACTTCAAACGATGCAACAAGGCTATGCTATTACCCAATCCAAGGGGCTCATTGGACAATTCATTACAACTCTAGGTGGCTATATTATGCCTCCATTAATTCTTTTAATTGGTCTAAGTGCTGCGTATTATGGTCACCCTAGTTTGTTCTTAAGCGCTTATATCATCATTTTCATTTATTTTTTAATACTTACATCACGCAAACTATCACCTATCATTGTACTAATTTTATTTATTGCACTTCTATACTTCTTAGTACAACATGATAATCAATTATTATTTTATTATCTAGTCACATTTATTTATCACCTTATACTAGGTGTCTTATTAGGTGAGGTTTTACAATCAAGTTGGACGATATTCAAACTGACTTTTCAGCGACCAATTCCAAGTTGGGATGGACGCACATTGACAGAACTTACACGCATACCAACTTTCTTATTCAGTACATTATGGATAGCGATTAACATATTTACGATATACTTAATGCTTATCTTTACAATTTAATAAATTCATTCAAAAAATCTCCAATAAAAAGGTATTATTGAACTCTTTATTGGAGATTTTATTATCTGATTTAAACATGCTCTGCAAAAATATTCATTGCATTATCATAACTTAGTATCGTTACAATATCATTTCGTTTCAAAATCATTACTTTATTTGTTTCATCTTTAGTTACGATCTCAACATCATTTCCAATTGAAATATTTTTGCTAGAAAGGTATACCAGAAGTTCGGTCTTATCACGTACTCGCTTAATCGTCACTTTATCACCAGGTTCAAATTCTAATAAAGATACCGTGAATTTCTCTTCAAAATGCTGATTTCTAGGGATAATACCACCGTGTGGACATGTTTCAGGATAATCAAGTATCTTATCCAAGCGTTCTACAAATAAATCTGAAATGCGATGTTCCAAAATTTCCGCTTCTTGATGGACTTCTTCCCAATTATATTGTAAAACTTCTATTAAAAATAACTCCAACAGGCGGTGACGCTTAATGATATCCAACGTATGTTTCAAGCCCTCATCTGAGAGTTTCACACCTTTATAGTGTTTCGTTTCAACATAACCAACCTTTTCCAAGCGTCCAACCATTTCACTAACTGAAGGAGGTTTTATATTTAAGTACTGAGATAACTTTTTATTTGAGACAAAGGATGTATCTCCTTCATTGGCTAATATTGCTTTTAGATAATCCTCTTTTTCTTCAGTTAACATCATTTCACCTCACCCATACATTCACTTTATTGTATCATGAATTGATAACGAATGTTATTCACCTTATTTAAACAAACCGTACCTTAATAAAAAAAGAGAGGATAGGATAGAATTCCATTTGAATTCATTATCCATACCTCACTCTATTATATCTTCATTCATATTTATTATGTTAATCAGTTAAGCTATCAACGATAACC contains the following coding sequences:
- the tarA gene encoding N-acetylglucosaminyldiphosphoundecaprenol N-acetyl-beta-D-mannosaminyltransferase TarA, with the protein product MHDQKETTATKVDILGVQFNNVTMLDMIEHVKTFFTQETEDNLFIVTANPEIVDYASEHSTYKQLINSADFVVPDGTGVIKASNRLGTPLKRRVPGIELMEHCLKIAHTNYQKVYLLGAKNEVVTLAHKNLQHKYPQAQFDYHHGYIDLNDETVIKRIKRFDPDYIFVGMGFPKQEEWIQKHRHTFKRTVMMGVGGSFEIYSGTKKRAPKLFIKLNIEWVYRLLIDWKRIGRMRSIPKFMFKVFKVQRKMKKKK
- a CDS encoding M50 family metallopeptidase; translation: MVYLENFFTTTINLNIYLICIIAIIYIMIHQNRHRQFNQYLDVYLNYIPVLTHEFGHVLFNKISGGRAKDLVIVTRPSERLQTMQQGYAITQSKGLIGQFITTLGGYIMPPLILLIGLSAAYYGHPSLFLSAYIIIFIYFLILTSRKLSPIIVLILFIALLYFLVQHDNQLLFYYLVTFIYHLILGVLLGEVLQSSWTIFKLTFQRPIPSWDGRTLTELTRIPTFLFSTLWIAINIFTIYLMLIFTI
- a CDS encoding metal-dependent transcriptional regulator gives rise to the protein MLTEEKEDYLKAILANEGDTSFVSNKKLSQYLNIKPPSVSEMVGRLEKVGYVETKHYKGVKLSDEGLKHTLDIIKRHRLLELFLIEVLQYNWEEVHQEAEILEHRISDLFVERLDKILDYPETCPHGGIIPRNQHFEEKFTVSLLEFEPGDKVTIKRVRDKTELLVYLSSKNISIGNDVEIVTKDETNKVMILKRNDIVTILSYDNAMNIFAEHV